Proteins found in one candidate division WOR-1 bacterium RIFOXYB2_FULL_36_35 genomic segment:
- a CDS encoding 30S ribosomal protein S15, which translates to MPLNKVVKDKVIKKYATCEGDTGSPEVQIALITERITQLVEHIKSNKKDQSSRRGLLILVGQRRRLLNYLGRVDAKRYATLTASLGLK; encoded by the coding sequence ATGCCACTTAATAAAGTCGTTAAGGATAAAGTAATAAAAAAATATGCAACATGTGAAGGTGACACTGGATCTCCAGAAGTGCAAATAGCCCTTATTACCGAACGTATAACCCAGTTGGTTGAACACATAAAAAGTAATAAAAAAGATCAAAGTAGTCGTAGGGGGCTTTTAATTTTAGTCGGACAGAGGAGAAGACTGCTTAATTATCTTGGGCGTGTTGACGCAAAAAGATATGCTACCCTCACTGCAAGCCTCGGATTAAAATAA
- a CDS encoding polyribonucleotide nucleotidyltransferase — MTLKKAELDLDSGKVLTIETGHMALEASGSVTVRLGDTMILAVATASSKPREGIDFFPLIVDFEEKLYSVGKIPGGFFRREGKPSEKAILNARKIDRPIRPLFPEGYINDVQIVVTPLSVDQENPPDILGIIGASAALSISEIPFEGPIGAARIGKIGRDLIVNPTMSQMRESDMDIVVAGTKDKILMIEAGAKELPEEEILAAIKKGHDFIKKVVSLQEELIAKFGKKKIEVSAVSIDKKIEDFINKNYKEKIEKAIIITDKKEQMNELSLIQEKIKEELEKNDDIKSVLEKKPKDVSKIIENIEYDFMRNMILEKKKRLDGRGLKEIRKVTCEIGVVPRAHGSALFTRGQTQVLTIATLGAAGDAQMIEGLDLEDTEKRYMHHYNFPAFSVGEVRPLRGPGRREIGHGSLAEKALLPVIPSKEKFPYALRLVSEALGSNGSTSMASTCGSTLALMDAGVKISSPVAGISIGLITDNDKWVTITDIQGLEDHLGDMDFKVTGTRKGVTAIQVDIKIKGLTYEILEVALNQAKEGRISILDKIEEAIKVPREELSEYAPRVISFKINPEKIGLVIGPGGKNIRRIIEETGVQVDIEDDGTVLITTSDSEGAKEAKRRIDEMTFEPKEGDVFKSKVVRIMQFGAFVELPGGKDGLVHISQLDKKRVAKVEDVVNVGDEVVVKVMEIDREGRINLTIKGVTSEDNQKVH, encoded by the coding sequence ATGACATTAAAAAAAGCTGAGTTAGATTTGGATTCTGGAAAAGTACTTACTATTGAAACCGGTCATATGGCGCTTGAAGCATCTGGTTCGGTTACCGTAAGACTTGGTGATACTATGATACTTGCAGTTGCTACGGCATCATCAAAACCTCGTGAGGGGATAGATTTTTTCCCGCTTATTGTTGATTTTGAAGAAAAACTTTATTCTGTGGGCAAAATTCCCGGTGGTTTTTTTAGGAGAGAGGGAAAACCTTCTGAAAAAGCAATCCTTAACGCGCGTAAGATTGATAGGCCTATACGCCCCCTTTTTCCTGAAGGATATATTAATGATGTTCAAATTGTTGTAACTCCCCTTTCTGTTGATCAGGAAAATCCGCCTGATATTCTTGGGATTATAGGCGCTTCAGCCGCTCTTTCGATTTCTGAAATTCCATTTGAAGGGCCGATAGGGGCTGCGCGCATTGGAAAAATAGGAAGAGATTTAATTGTCAATCCTACTATGTCACAGATGCGTGAATCTGATATGGACATTGTGGTTGCGGGGACAAAAGATAAGATTTTAATGATAGAAGCCGGCGCAAAAGAATTGCCGGAAGAAGAAATTTTGGCTGCGATTAAAAAAGGGCATGATTTTATAAAAAAGGTTGTTTCTCTTCAGGAAGAATTGATTGCGAAATTCGGAAAGAAAAAAATCGAGGTTTCGGCTGTTTCTATAGACAAAAAAATAGAAGATTTTATTAATAAAAATTATAAAGAGAAGATAGAAAAGGCTATTATAATAACCGATAAAAAAGAGCAGATGAATGAACTTTCCTTAATTCAGGAAAAGATAAAAGAAGAATTGGAAAAAAATGATGACATAAAAAGTGTTTTGGAAAAAAAGCCAAAAGATGTGTCAAAAATTATAGAAAACATAGAATATGATTTTATGCGAAATATGATTTTGGAGAAGAAAAAACGTTTAGATGGCCGCGGGTTAAAAGAGATTCGCAAAGTGACCTGTGAAATTGGCGTTGTGCCGAGAGCTCATGGTTCGGCTCTTTTTACGCGAGGCCAAACTCAAGTGTTGACGATAGCAACTTTGGGGGCAGCCGGAGATGCCCAGATGATTGAAGGGCTTGATCTTGAAGATACGGAAAAGCGTTATATGCATCATTATAATTTCCCAGCATTTTCTGTTGGGGAAGTAAGGCCTTTGCGAGGTCCTGGGCGTAGAGAGATTGGCCATGGTAGCCTTGCTGAGAAAGCGCTTTTGCCTGTTATTCCATCCAAAGAGAAATTTCCTTATGCTTTGAGACTTGTTTCTGAGGCATTAGGCTCAAATGGTTCTACTTCCATGGCTTCTACTTGCGGTTCAACTCTTGCTCTTATGGATGCGGGGGTTAAAATTTCTTCTCCAGTTGCCGGGATATCTATAGGGTTAATAACGGATAATGATAAATGGGTAACAATAACAGACATTCAAGGTCTTGAGGATCATTTGGGGGATATGGATTTTAAGGTTACAGGGACAAGAAAAGGGGTTACGGCGATTCAGGTTGATATAAAAATTAAAGGTTTAACATATGAAATTTTGGAAGTGGCTCTTAATCAGGCCAAAGAAGGAAGAATTTCTATATTAGATAAGATTGAAGAAGCCATTAAGGTTCCAAGAGAAGAACTTTCAGAATATGCTCCCAGAGTTATTTCATTTAAAATAAATCCTGAAAAAATAGGATTAGTAATAGGGCCTGGAGGAAAGAATATTAGGAGAATTATTGAAGAGACCGGGGTTCAGGTTGATATTGAAGATGATGGGACAGTTTTAATTACAACTTCAGATTCTGAGGGGGCGAAGGAAGCTAAGCGTAGAATTGATGAAATGACTTTTGAACCGAAAGAAGGGGATGTTTTCAAGTCTAAGGTTGTAAGAATTATGCAATTTGGGGCTTTTGTTGAATTACCTGGCGGAAAAGACGGGCTTGTTCATATAAGCCAACTTGATAAAAAACGAGTTGCTAAAGTTGAAGATGTGGTGAATGTTGGAGATGAAGTAGTTGTTAAGGTTATGGAAATTGATAGAGAAGGGCGTATTAATCTTACTATTAAAGGTGTTACCTCAGAAGATAACCAAAAGGTCCACTAA